GTGCTGCCTGCTCCTCTTGGCTGCGGGCTGCGAGAACGCAAAGGCagatgtggaggaggaggaggaggagaggggcgGCGTCGAGGGGCGGCACGCAGGGAGCCAGAACGCTTGGCTCTGGGTCTGGATTACCGCAGGCGCCGAGCTCTGGCCCGTCTCTGTCAGGAGGGATAAGCTCACACCGGTCGCTGGTCTGGAACAGGAAATAACACATCGTCAACAATCGCGGATCACATGGATCGTGGATAATCAAACtggaaatgaaacacaaaactagACGCGGCGCGCGAATGTAGGACAGCTTGTGTACTGATTAACACCAAACATATCCAGGTGGTGGAGTTATATCAGCTGTAAAAGAGCAGCAATCAAAACAGGAATACGGAGGCGCCTGAGGCGGGCACGTCAGAAGTGGTTTTCCTCCACATgttctcaaattaaaaaaaaaaaaaaaaaaaaaaacaggaacaggtgGACGGAGGAATCAAGAGAGCTTCTTGTTCCCTCATAAGGAGCTTGGAGGGTTATTAAAAACTTGTTGCTATGGCGACAACCTTGTCAACTTGCATCTGAAATTAAGTCTGGGGCTCAGATCAGCTAAACAACTATCAAATGTTGTAGTTGGGGTAAATCTGCTCTGCTCAGGCGGCGAATATAAGTCATGACAGCTCGAACGTGCTTTCACTGAAGTGTTATTTTTAGCAGGTGTTGATAAAGTTGACGCTGAAGCCTCTGTTTACttgttcaaacacacacacaaacactgcatcaataaaaatgaaattgtgatttttttcgtttttttacATGGCACTCCCAGCAGTTAGTATCACTCCTACAACCATCCGGTCCTCTGTGAAGCGATGCCAGAGCTTTTCAATTTGAGGTTCCGGAGACGCGCCTGGCGAGTCTTCCACCCTGTCATCCGCAGTCTCGTCTCTTGACTCGTCACCGCTGTCCCACAGAGCAACGAGGCCTTCCTAGTCAGGGAGTGCAAAGACTGTAATCAGCAGTGACAAGTGGGTGACACCGCTGGCAACAACAGCAATTCATGTCAGACTCTTCAATTTAGTCACACATTTAGTCACAGTAAACTTATTCAGCGGggttcagaattttttttttttctttttaaatgctgcTGCCGTTCTTCTGGTTGAAGGAAAACTAAGctattgtgtgtttaaaaaaaaaaagaagcttgcTTTAGAAATATCActttgttcatttgtcctgATCTTTGCGTCAACAAATCAGGTAGCATTTCTGATAAGACCAGAAACTGGatttaggggggaaaaaaagggtaCACACTTGACTGACTGAAGAGAAATATGCCTACATAGCATAAATACAGTGAGTTTAATCacataataatgtaaaaaattaaGGAATAACAGCATGCAGGGAACAAATTAATCAAATCAATAAGCTTTCTtgaagacgtttctcttctcatTTGAGAACCTTGGTCAGAAACGTGTAGGTAGTTGTATAAGCGAGGGGACAGAATGACCCAAAATAgaagaaaatctgattttatttttcacaaaagacacaaaattacaaaaaaaaataattttcagcaCATTGCTTCAATCTAATATATATGGGTTAACTCAACATATCCTATAAAGGTTATTTTCTTGggctacaactcagtttaaCTGGGTTGGCTGAACTAATTTGACTTGCTGAATGAACCTTTGCAGAGTTTTACAGCTTTTCCTCAAATCCGTTTTGGTTTCATTCGTTTAACGAGACCGAACACAGAGCACTCGTTCAGCCAggatttgtttctgcttttattatctGACGTAGAATGAACTCAAACAAATCTGActgaattcacaaaaaaaacaagacagatacATTTACTTTGACCGTCCCTATTAAAACCTGATTACGATGACTTGAACCAATAATTTCAACCTAAATCTTTATCAGGTCAAAATAAACCCAAGAGTTGGACAGGTAAACTGGACGTCCGAGCACTGTTTAGAGTAGAAATCGTTCTTTGGGGAGAAGTTGTCCAAAAATAATGCGCAAGACTGAGATGCAAGTATAGCAGTGAGGTGAAGTCACAGTGGGCTTAAACACTCGTCCATTCTGGGGCTGTGCGATATCAAAAAAGCGGGATTTGTGGGAACATTTTTGAACAAAGATGTCAATAAACCAACATTTTCCTCAAACCATCAGTTTGTGAAGATGAATTTCTGATACAGTGTGCAGCCctagtcatttttttcccccaaagacAACAGGTTATTTAGGAACTCTTCTGAAAACTTCTGCAACCCAAGAACAAAAATCAGCTGATGGGGACGACaaactttcataaaacacaGCGTGGGATTTCAATATGTACGTTTCTACACCCCACCTGCCACTAGAGAGGCGTAAAAGACACCATTCCCGTAACTCCACGCCGATGCGGGACCCTAGAGGGAGAACGCCGCGTCCTTGATTCACCGTGAGAATTTAACCTCGAGTGAGTCTGAGCTGGGAACTGCTCAGTGTGAGATTTTCCTCTCACACAGAGGACGTCTCACAGAAAGCGACTACtgtcccattttttttccaaaccacttttgttttgttttttctcccctaCGTAGTTTTTCGGGATATTCTCGTGACGGTCGAGGAGCAGAACGCTAAGCGGTTTGTAAAGAATCCAATCTCTGAGAGACGACGTAACACGGCAGGCGGTTTTCGGTTGCTTGGCGTGGACACAAATCGCGTACCTGCTCGTGCTGGGTGAGCTGAGTCTCCCTGCCTGAAAGCACGTCAGTCAGGACTTGGACGGACTGCTGTATGACTCCCTCCTTCACGCTCACGTCTCTTTGAAGGTCTTGAAGGACAATCAATCCACTCTAAATTACAAATAACATCAACTGACAGCATATATTGGCACACATATTGAGCGGCTGAATGAAGGTCCATTTCAAGAGGTTCTCatacaaacatacagaaaataatgactAAGACATCATGTTATTATGTACATTTTACTAAGTGGGGGGTGGCTGTGGCTCTGTGGTTAGAgaagtcgtcctccaatgagatagTTGGAGGTCCAGCATGCCCCTAATGTGTGCCTTATTGGTGTATAAATGCGATCTAAAGAACTGATTAGaatctatagaatgatttattcagaatagctttgtagagattcagtatgattgtgtgtgtggatggggaaatgagggcacagattgttttaaaaagcactttgagtggcctggttggctagaaaggcgatatacaagtacagtccatttgccataaatgtgttttaaaggcTTACCTGTAACCTGGATTCTAAAGCTTGAAGCGTGAGGAGATAGTTTTCTTGTGGAGACGGGGTTGTCTTTAGTGCTTCAGAGGCTTGTCCACACTAAAACGTAGTTCGAATTAGTCCTGGTGCTCTTTGTAAGCTGAATTATACCGTGTAGCAGTGAAGTAGCATGCTGTGGCTCATGAGAAATAGGAAGATTTGGACTTACAGAGAAGGAAATACCACAAAGGTCAGTGATGAGGAATTTGTCCGCTGGCCGCCTCGCTACTCCTTGATCcctaaaaagcagcagcatctgGTCTGTTCCACATCCCAGGAAGTCATCCACGTGGACTGAACTGACACCCGACCAGAGGGCGGCGATCTGGAAGAGCGTTGAACAACACAAGACTTATTgaaacagggggaaaaaaacacaggttGCCGACACGTAAACACACCTGGCTGTTTGGACACAcctgaaatgtttctttccACACAGCGCAGACATCCCCCCGTTTAAAGAGTACCACAAACAGGCAGCCGTTTCGTCCCGTGTTGACCACCTGAAGGCCTTCGACGTGGTCATAGGGCAGCTGACACGCGTCCCTTGCCACCCCGTTCTCGAAGTACACGAGCTGCTTATGGGAAGTCGCTGCAATCACAGCACACTTCAGCACGCCGCCTTCTCTTTCGGACGACAGCGCCAGCATGCACTGCGTGATGCAAAGGTAGGGATGGGGTAAAACCACGGTGCCATCGAACACTTGCCCGTCCTCTAGGAAATAGCCAAGTGTTGGGCTGGTGGATTGTTTTGCTGACTGATCTGAAGGCTTTTGCAGCCCCAGAACAAAAACTTGCCCCTTGTAGAAGGAAagttctccaaaaagacagtgTGACATCTCCATGGGTATCTTTCTGACCCCTTCTGCGCGGAGGGATGTATAGAAGACACTGTCTTCGTGTCTCCACAGCACTGTAGGGCCCTGAAGGATGCACACATCGCCCTTCATTTGGTAGGGGGGTTTAAACTTAATGCGGGGCTCCAGCTGGTTTGAGCTGCTCAGAGTGAGGAGAATATAATGAAACCTGTCTCCTCTCTTCTTTGTCACCAGTATACACGGAGTCCTAACTCTCCTCCGAACATCTATGGCACATTTGCATTTCACAATATCTACTTGAGCTGCCACTTTCCTGCTGATGACAACCGCTCCCTGCGCTGCTGCCTTCAGGGGCGCGTTGCCTTCAGGTTCAAGGGAGAAACTGCGGAAAATGAGCTCGACCGTCCCGCTGGAGTCCGAGGCCGCATCTCGTTCGCAGCTGAACGAGATGATCTTTCCGCCGTGTGACAGGAGATGTAAACCTTCCGAGCATAGTCCATCCATTATGTGACGCTTTTTTTCTGCCAGGTTCGCGCCCTCCGTGACAGTTCGAGTTTTCCACGAAACAAGTCAAATATAAACGTGCAGCTACTAAATTAAATCTAACGCGTCTCAACTTTCCACACTGAACATCAGAGCACTCAAAGTAACGCGCCAACTGACATCGAACGCTTCCTGTCAGCCgaaatgaattgtgggtaaagaAAATTTGGTAAACAAATATAACGAACGACCGTTACCGCCATTTCTTTAAATCACTAAACGGTTCTGGCAACCATAGACTAGGGTATGTAACCTGTGCTTCTTTTAAATCCAGTCACGGAATAGCTAAATACTTTTTTCGCGACCTTGAAGCCGTTCCAAAAATCTCTCCCCGAGTTCcggtgttgtgctgaaaaaaggACCCCGACCAAGTAAAGCACTTCCGTCTTCAGGACACTTGCTTTCACGAAACAGTTGGACGACATTCAGAAGTGACAAGCCGACTCTCGTGGACCGAAATGTTTAAACAGTATAAGCGCTGTTTATAATGGGTAATTTAGATGGTAAAATCAGCTGCCAGGACGAATAAGTCAGAGCAAAAACTCCATGCTTGGAGTAACGGTGACCGAGGTGCACGATAGCCTGCCGTAAAAAGCACCATCGATAGCctacatatatttttataagtttaaattaaataactagATAATATGTTCTCGGGAATAGCGGAAAACACGAGTCCGTTTGTCACCTTTAACTTTCACCTAATTTATTCGTGAATAAAACTGTTCCGAAAAGCGCTTTCTTTTACAAACACCCGACGTGGGAGATCTTTAACGGCAGGGGGTGCGTTTTACCGGCACAACACCGCCCCCCTCTCCTCCTGtactgagaaacaaaaacagcggAGGGAGGCGGAGCCACGGCTCGAGCCAAGATGGCAACAGACGGGACGCCAGTTTCCCCACTCGGCACTGATTCTTCTGAGCTGCTAAGTTAGCCAACTAGCTACTTGAAGCGACAACGCGGAACTACCGCAGAGCCGCGGACAGTTGGACATGGCAGAGCAGGAGCCAGCCGAAGGAGTGCAGGTACTTGGCCAGCGTTAACAACCGAATATTCTGACCATTTAACGCTGTATCTAACCTCTGACTCTGGTGGTGGCAGGATCTTGAAAAGAAAATCGAGGAGATCAGGCTGAGATTCAAGAATGAGTTACTCCAAGGTAACAAGTCATTGTGGATAATCTGTCAGTGACCTATACCCTTGTCGGGATAACAGTTTTTACTGGCTGCTGTGTAGTTTGCAGATATTCTGAGGCTGTAAATTAAATATCCAGGGGATCAAAACACAGTTATTGGCATTTTGTTGACACAACTTAGATCTGAGTTAGGGTTCAACAGGAAGTGTTCAGTAATAGCACAGTCCTAGTTGGGTGTATTCAGCTTAGTTTACATGACATTATAAACCTCTTTAGTGTGGGACTAATTGATTGGCCCTGTTTAAAAGTGGACATCACGTGACTCGgtgtttgtctttgtagatTCATCAGAAAAGTATGACCCCAGGGATGTGGAACGGCTGGAGACTGATAATGCTCTGGTGGAAGGATACCTGACATGGAGGCTTTATGTCGTCAACGATGCCTTGAAGATGATCGACGAGAGCCTCCTGTGGAGGAAGGAATTTGGTGTAAATGGTAAGGTGTTGGGGCACTTTGACTAGTTTTGCAACGCACAATTTCATGTGTAAAAAACTTTAGATTAGGCTTTTGAACTAAAGCTATTGGTGACACCTCGTCTTGGTTTAATAAACATAAGCATGTTTAGCTTTTCTAAATGCAAGTGGAAGTTTCCAGGGCGCAAGTCTGATAAAACCAATAGGATGAGATTCAGAACAAGTTTCAGGACACGCGCGGCGGGGAGATttcaagacacacacacacacacacacaaaaaaaagttctgaagtCCAAAATCCAGCTTTACCTAAAAAGTAGAAATGTTGACATTAGCATACAGTATGTCTTGCTGCACAAATCAGTGTTTGGCTCGGCTCGGGGAAAAACACGGACAGGGTCTCTTTTGTGCTTTAAACACCCATATCTCCATACATAAGTTGCCTGGGAGAACAATGCCCTCTGTTTCTCCGGGGAAATTTGAGAGACCCGTTGTTTGCCAGCCTTTAATCCAGCAAATTCAATTTGTCAGCCAGTTGTTTTTAGGAATTTACTAGCGTCTGTGGTCGAGTGAGGCTATATGACTCAGTCTATACGTGGCTGGTTTTTTATTCGAAACATTACCAAGTGTTGATGACAAGTACGCAATTCCAGGCTCTCAGCACTAACAAAAATGTGATAACTGACCGCTGTCTTCTAATATATTATGCAGGTATTTGTTGTATGCGTACTGTGTGTTTCGTGTTGTTTAAAGCGTCTTAATTTGCTCACGTTTGTTTTAGATCTCACTGAGAGCAGCATTCCCAGGTGGATGTTTGAGACCGGTGCCGTCTACCTCCATGGCTACGACACAGAGGGCAACAAGCTGTGTACGTGCGCGTTTTATTACACTGTTACCCATTTGCCTGTCGGTGTCCCAGACCTACAAGTCGGTCGTtatcttttgtaataaaaaacaaaacaacaaaacaaagaaaacgaCTGACCTGCCCTGACCTTGTTT
This genomic stretch from Kryptolebias marmoratus isolate JLee-2015 linkage group LG6, ASM164957v2, whole genome shotgun sequence harbors:
- the fancb gene encoding Fanconi anemia group B protein, with amino-acid sequence MDGLCSEGLHLLSHGGKIISFSCERDAASDSSGTVELIFRSFSLEPEGNAPLKAAAQGAVVISRKVAAQVDIVKCKCAIDVRRRVRTPCILVTKKRGDRFHYILLTLSSSNQLEPRIKFKPPYQMKGDVCILQGPTVLWRHEDSVFYTSLRAEGVRKIPMEMSHCLFGELSFYKGQVFVLGLQKPSDQSAKQSTSPTLGYFLEDGQVFDGTVVLPHPYLCITQCMLALSSEREGGVLKCAVIAATSHKQLVYFENGVARDACQLPYDHVEGLQVVNTGRNGCLFVVLFKRGDVCAVWKETFQIAALWSGVSSVHVDDFLGCGTDQMLLLFRDQGVARRPADKFLITDLCGISFSCGQASEALKTTPSPQENYLLTLQALESRLQSGLIVLQDLQRDVSVKEGVIQQSVQVLTDVLSGRETQLTQHEQEGLVALWDSGDESRDETADDRVEDSPGASPEPQIEKLWHRFTEDRMVVGVILTAGSAIPATGVSLSLLTETGQSSAPAVIQTQSQAFWLPACRPSTPPLSSSSSSTSAFAFSQPAAKRSRQHVASDDPRARRLAVTAMTKLAPLLTSGCVKCCVMLHYTRGADALSPVSKRAPVVLHCGQVAVDIHSVFQKPLLKNPLIKTDEVREDLLSLLTVLDRWVLHIDSPDYSLGDMDGWIQKRAGCQKVEVSPQYLLLDSPEPSAAMLLHWHQITPFQGELSIHSSQLQMLRFLDSLRAFLPASCAVRPVKSARSRSTAQTLALALENEVLSLRKCAASLAREREEGDEGRAGPEEPPEPGSVEGLRRCREAWRRDVERSRTRLSALVDVGKYREMIRIVSDVQTDGDLAALLYAQRTLFS